DNA from Dysgonomonadaceae bacterium PH5-43:
AATGTACTGCAAAAGACTGTTCTGTTTCATTCTTCTGTGTTGTTAAGAGTGTTTAACTGAATTGCTTGTGCTGCTTTGCTCTTCTTCTCGTCCACAACCTTTGCGTAAATCTGGGTGGTTTTTACATTGGTATGCCCCAAC
Protein-coding regions in this window:
- a CDS encoding site-specific recombinase XerD (product_source=COG4974; cath_funfam=1.10.443.10; cog=COG4974; superfamily=56349), whose amino-acid sequence is MGHTNVKTTQIYAKVVDEKKSKAAQAIQLNTLNNTEE